A single Sporomusaceae bacterium DNA region contains:
- a CDS encoding DUF4127 family protein: MFRRFLCCLTIILAAAAAAAALQFNFGHIRTAQPVVLPASAPVAMTVLLVPLDSRPPCTQFVEQLARLAGIRLVLPPPELLDKYRTPADRAGLRDWLRDKAPTADAAIVSVDMLLHGGLLASRLGEGTAADAEATLGALAQLHRQNPRLKIYAFSIIPRLLVADNADSARYQKKMLEYSVLKDVVLTFENPLDRDKLARVSAQIPPAVVNRYLSLYEANTQLNFRLVAMAEEGVLSGLVIGQDDGFPFGLPNMLKSRLNYYVSHRPVLAERVFITRGTDEVALTLLGRVASLSAAYRPRVFVQYSHAGAPGMVMPYMPHSVARTIAEKVGLIGGVPALRAEDADFVLYVHVGTARTGPGLLASAARSVGELMAAGHRVAVVDLSEHFFAEETLLPHLIKEGVDLTRLAAYAGWNTTSNSVGTAVTQAAIFTAALEREGQEKASLALYKHQLEFLTSRMLDDWYYQKDVQPYVNGRLKKFKVDPYNLGGHLPRVDGWISGLMADRANALLREGLAGRSLPVPSADGKRYVVNGLTVKSRLPWQRTFEVWLEPTLSFVVMDE; this comes from the coding sequence ATGTTCAGACGTTTCCTGTGCTGCCTGACGATTATCCTGGCGGCTGCCGCCGCGGCGGCGGCGCTGCAGTTCAATTTCGGCCATATCCGCACCGCGCAGCCGGTGGTCCTGCCCGCGTCGGCGCCAGTCGCTATGACGGTGCTGCTGGTGCCGCTCGACAGCCGTCCGCCGTGCACGCAGTTCGTGGAGCAGTTGGCAAGGCTGGCCGGCATCCGCCTCGTGCTGCCGCCGCCGGAGCTGTTGGACAAGTACCGTACACCGGCTGACCGCGCCGGCCTGCGCGACTGGCTGCGCGACAAGGCGCCGACCGCCGACGCGGCGATCGTGTCGGTGGATATGCTGCTGCACGGGGGGCTGCTGGCATCGCGGCTGGGCGAAGGCACGGCGGCCGACGCCGAGGCGACTTTAGGGGCGCTGGCGCAACTGCACAGGCAAAACCCGCGGCTGAAGATTTATGCTTTCAGTATTATTCCCCGCCTGCTGGTCGCCGACAATGCCGATTCGGCCCGCTATCAGAAAAAGATGCTGGAGTATTCGGTCCTCAAGGACGTGGTGCTGACGTTCGAGAACCCGCTGGACAGGGATAAGCTGGCGCGGGTGTCGGCCCAGATTCCGCCGGCGGTGGTCAACCGTTATCTTTCGTTGTACGAGGCCAACACGCAGCTTAATTTCCGCCTGGTGGCGATGGCCGAGGAGGGCGTGCTGTCCGGGCTGGTGATCGGCCAGGACGACGGCTTCCCCTTCGGGCTGCCGAATATGCTGAAGAGCCGCCTGAATTATTATGTCAGCCATCGTCCCGTTCTGGCGGAGCGGGTGTTTATAACGCGCGGGACGGACGAGGTGGCGCTGACGCTGCTGGGACGGGTGGCGTCGCTGTCGGCCGCGTACCGGCCGCGGGTATTTGTGCAGTATTCCCATGCGGGGGCGCCGGGGATGGTGATGCCGTATATGCCGCATTCGGTGGCGCGCACAATCGCCGAGAAGGTCGGCCTGATCGGCGGCGTGCCGGCCCTTCGGGCGGAAGATGCCGATTTCGTTCTTTACGTCCATGTCGGCACCGCCAGGACGGGCCCGGGGCTGCTGGCGTCGGCCGCCCGCTCCGTCGGCGAGCTGATGGCGGCCGGCCACCGCGTGGCGGTGGTGGATCTCAGCGAGCATTTCTTTGCCGAGGAGACGCTGCTGCCCCACCTCATTAAGGAAGGTGTCGATCTGACGCGGTTGGCCGCATATGCGGGCTGGAACACGACGAGCAATTCGGTGGGGACGGCGGTGACCCAGGCGGCGATTTTCACCGCGGCGCTGGAGCGCGAGGGCCAGGAGAAAGCATCGCTGGCGCTGTATAAGCACCAGCTGGAGTTTCTGACGAGCCGGATGCTGGACGACTGGTATTATCAGAAGGATGTCCAGCCGTATGTGAACGGCCGGCTGAAGAAGTTCAAGGTCGATCCTTATAATCTCGGCGGACACCTGCCGCGGGTCGACGGCTGGATAAGCGGCCTGATGGCCGATCGGGCCAATGCGTTGCTGCGCGAGGGGCTGGCGGGACGGTCTTTGCCGGTGCCGAGCGCCGACGGGAAGCGGTATGTGGTGAACGGGCTGACGGTGAAGAGCCGCCTGCCCTGGCAGCGGACGTTCGAGGTGTGGCTGGAGCCGACGCTTAGTTTCGTGGTAATGGATGAATAG
- the rsmD gene encoding 16S rRNA (guanine(966)-N(2))-methyltransferase RsmD gives MRIITGTAKGLKLKTPRGQDVRPTTDRVKESLFAILADRVAGAAVADLFAGTGNLGLEALSRGAAAAVFVDASPASIALIRDNAAKARLAERAEIHRKDALAAVGHFARSGRTFDLIFCDPPYNKGLAAAIIEKLDAGNILRPGGVAIIEHSRHEPLPAGLVNLTVSRTERYGETLLTFLEHTT, from the coding sequence ATGCGGATAATCACCGGAACCGCCAAAGGGCTCAAACTCAAAACCCCTCGCGGCCAAGACGTCAGGCCCACCACCGACCGGGTAAAAGAATCGCTGTTCGCCATCCTGGCCGACCGCGTCGCGGGTGCGGCCGTAGCCGATCTTTTCGCCGGCACCGGCAACCTCGGTCTCGAAGCCCTCAGCCGGGGTGCGGCCGCCGCCGTCTTCGTCGACGCCAGCCCCGCCAGCATCGCCCTCATCCGCGACAACGCCGCCAAGGCCAGGCTTGCCGAGCGGGCCGAAATCCACCGCAAGGACGCCCTCGCCGCCGTCGGGCACTTCGCGCGCTCAGGCCGCACCTTCGACCTCATCTTCTGCGACCCGCCCTACAACAAGGGCCTGGCCGCAGCCATCATAGAGAAACTCGACGCCGGCAACATCCTCAGGCCAGGTGGCGTCGCCATAATCGAACACTCGCGCCACGAGCCTCTGCCAGCCGGACTGGTCAACCTCACAGTCAGCCGCACCGAACGCTACGGGGAAACATTGCTCACATTTCTCGAACACACCACCTGA
- the coaD gene encoding pantetheine-phosphate adenylyltransferase, whose product MRIAVCPGSFDPVTNGHLDIFARASSIFDKIVVAVFHNPNKKPFFTMEERVEMLRVATAHIPNVQVDCFSGLVYEYVRRQNSTIIVRGLRALSDFEYEFQRALLIKKIDPQMETVFMMTTADYSFVSSTGVKELARFGGDIAGLVPDAVAAKIIERLNQD is encoded by the coding sequence GTGCGTATCGCAGTATGCCCCGGCAGTTTCGACCCAGTGACTAACGGCCACCTCGACATCTTCGCCAGGGCCAGCAGCATCTTTGACAAAATCGTCGTCGCCGTATTCCACAACCCCAACAAAAAGCCGTTCTTCACCATGGAAGAGCGCGTCGAAATGCTGCGGGTAGCCACCGCCCACATCCCCAACGTGCAAGTCGACTGCTTTTCCGGACTGGTCTACGAATACGTGCGTCGCCAGAACTCAACCATCATCGTCCGCGGCCTCAGAGCCCTGTCAGACTTCGAATACGAATTCCAACGCGCGCTGCTCATTAAAAAAATTGACCCCCAGATGGAAACAGTATTCATGATGACCACCGCCGACTACTCCTTCGTCAGCTCAACCGGCGTCAAAGAACTTGCCAGATTCGGCGGCGACATCGCCGGGCTTGTCCCGGACGCCGTAGCGGCGAAGATTATCGAGCGGCTTAACCAGGACTGA
- a CDS encoding HrpE/YscL family type III secretion apparatus protein yields MTVEEILEEMEGLLLEASRVPFTNKRVIDEDDLGRLIDELREVLPGELMEANRIISERQRIMEDAQKEAQGIVDQGKNYIHRLTDENAIARQAQEQANEILQQAQKESRDLRSDAVAYADDVFSYLEENLVKALEVVRQSHGKIHQAKKD; encoded by the coding sequence ATGACAGTAGAAGAGATCTTGGAAGAAATGGAAGGCTTACTCCTGGAAGCGTCGCGGGTGCCCTTCACCAACAAACGGGTCATCGACGAAGACGACCTCGGCCGCCTGATCGACGAACTCAGAGAAGTGCTGCCCGGCGAACTGATGGAAGCCAACCGCATCATCAGCGAACGGCAGCGCATCATGGAAGACGCCCAGAAAGAAGCCCAGGGAATCGTCGACCAGGGGAAAAACTACATCCACCGTCTCACCGACGAAAACGCCATAGCCCGCCAGGCCCAGGAACAGGCCAACGAAATCCTCCAGCAGGCCCAAAAAGAATCGCGCGACCTGCGTAGCGATGCCGTGGCCTACGCCGACGACGTCTTCTCCTACCTCGAAGAAAACCTCGTCAAAGCGCTCGAAGTAGTTCGCCAGAGTCACGGCAAGATTCACCAGGCCAAAAAGGACTAG
- the ylbJ gene encoding sporulation integral membrane protein YlbJ produces the protein MGLWGKGRRYRSRLLTFFMAFATVFVTVAMVQYPKDAFDSAIMGLNLWWNVVFPALLPFFILSEILMGLGVVHFIGVLLEPLMRPVFNVPGVGAFALSMGLASGYPMDAVITSKFRKNQLCTAVEAERLLSFTNTADPLFMFGAVAVGMFAMPELGATIALAHYLSSFLVGIVFRFHARGRDRHSPDAATPPGNIVLRAFRALYGARQEDKRSMGQLLGDAVKSSMNTILLIGGFIIVFSVFLRIVSVMGVTGVLEAAFAWVLSSVGFSTNLAPSLVSGFFEIDIGTMAASQADAPLVEKVAVAGAIIAWSGLSVHGQVASIVIESGIRITPYIFGRALHAVLAALITLLMMDAGGVMPAALSVPVAVMPGGGWSPVFWLTRFEQMGYVALLFTALLVALSLACHVGRGVRVLIKK, from the coding sequence ATGGGCTTGTGGGGAAAAGGGCGGCGTTACCGTTCCCGCTTGCTGACGTTTTTTATGGCTTTCGCCACGGTTTTCGTGACTGTGGCTATGGTGCAGTACCCCAAAGACGCTTTCGATTCGGCGATTATGGGGCTGAATCTGTGGTGGAACGTCGTTTTCCCCGCTTTGTTGCCTTTTTTTATTTTGTCGGAGATTCTCATGGGGCTCGGGGTGGTGCATTTTATCGGCGTGCTGCTGGAACCGCTGATGCGCCCGGTGTTCAACGTGCCGGGGGTCGGGGCTTTCGCGCTGAGCATGGGGCTGGCGTCGGGGTATCCGATGGATGCGGTGATTACGAGCAAGTTCCGCAAGAATCAGCTGTGTACGGCTGTTGAGGCTGAACGGCTGCTGTCGTTCACGAATACGGCCGATCCGCTGTTTATGTTCGGGGCGGTGGCTGTAGGGATGTTCGCGATGCCTGAGCTGGGGGCGACGATCGCGCTGGCGCACTATTTGTCGAGTTTTCTCGTGGGCATTGTTTTCCGTTTCCATGCCCGCGGTCGCGACCGGCATTCTCCCGACGCGGCGACGCCGCCCGGCAATATCGTGCTCCGCGCGTTTAGGGCTTTGTATGGCGCCAGGCAGGAGGATAAACGGTCGATGGGGCAGCTTTTGGGCGACGCGGTGAAGTCTTCGATGAATACTATTCTCTTAATCGGCGGGTTTATTATCGTTTTTTCGGTATTTCTGCGGATCGTGTCGGTGATGGGGGTGACGGGCGTCCTGGAGGCGGCGTTCGCCTGGGTGCTGAGCTCCGTGGGCTTCAGCACTAATCTTGCTCCGTCGCTGGTGAGCGGTTTTTTCGAGATCGATATCGGCACGATGGCAGCGAGCCAGGCCGACGCCCCGTTGGTGGAGAAGGTGGCGGTGGCCGGGGCGATCATCGCCTGGAGCGGGTTGTCGGTCCACGGTCAGGTGGCCAGTATCGTTATCGAGTCGGGTATCAGGATTACGCCGTATATTTTCGGCCGAGCGCTGCACGCCGTGCTGGCGGCGTTAATCACGCTGCTGATGATGGACGCGGGGGGAGTTATGCCGGCGGCGCTCAGTGTGCCGGTGGCGGTGATGCCGGGGGGAGGCTGGTCGCCGGTGTTCTGGCTGACCCGCTTCGAGCAGATGGGGTATGTGGCGCTGCTGTTCACGGCGCTGTTGGTGGCGCTGTCGCTGGCGTGTCACGTCGGCCGCGGGGTGCGGGTGCTGATAAAAAAATAG
- a CDS encoding patatin-like phospholipase family protein produces MTRPTIGLALGSGGLRGLAHIGVLKVLEREEIPVNYIAGCSIGSLIGSLYAAGLDSETIFKLAKNLKRRHWIDFVIPKMGLVSGDRTLETVQLLTQRKHFEQLAIPLAVVAADLNTGQEVIFRTGEVAHAVRASISVPGVFVPYNYDGRLLVDGAVVNPTPMDIVHDMGADIVIAVDLVPTGDVAAFANIFDVIIQTIDIVERQLFKQREHYCDLLVKPDVGHISPSSFDSLDECVDLGAKAMEAGLPQLRQLLADKQHTAATGGNPAPRAATPE; encoded by the coding sequence ATGACCCGACCGACCATCGGCCTCGCCCTGGGCTCAGGCGGCCTGAGAGGCTTGGCCCACATCGGCGTCCTCAAAGTCCTCGAGCGCGAAGAAATTCCCGTAAACTACATAGCCGGCTGCAGTATCGGCAGCCTCATAGGCTCCCTCTACGCCGCCGGCCTGGACAGCGAAACAATATTCAAACTGGCGAAAAACCTCAAGCGCCGGCATTGGATCGACTTCGTCATCCCCAAAATGGGCCTCGTCTCCGGAGACCGGACCCTCGAAACAGTACAGCTCCTCACCCAGCGCAAACACTTCGAACAACTCGCCATCCCCCTTGCCGTCGTCGCCGCCGACCTCAACACCGGCCAGGAAGTCATCTTCCGCACCGGCGAAGTGGCCCACGCCGTCAGAGCAAGCATATCCGTTCCCGGCGTCTTTGTCCCATACAACTACGACGGGCGGCTCCTCGTCGACGGCGCCGTCGTCAACCCCACCCCCATGGACATCGTCCACGACATGGGCGCCGACATCGTCATCGCCGTCGACCTAGTACCCACCGGCGACGTCGCCGCCTTCGCCAACATCTTCGACGTCATAATCCAGACCATCGACATCGTCGAGCGGCAGCTCTTCAAACAGCGCGAACACTACTGCGACCTGCTCGTCAAGCCCGACGTCGGCCACATCTCCCCCAGCTCCTTCGACAGCCTCGACGAATGCGTCGACCTTGGCGCCAAAGCCATGGAAGCCGGCTTGCCCCAGCTCAGACAACTCCTGGCGGACAAACAACATACAGCGGCGACTGGCGGAAATCCCGCCCCCCGCGCCGCCACTCCGGAATAG
- a CDS encoding nucleotidyltransferase family protein has translation MRAVGIVAEYNPFHNGHRFHVEETRRQAGDAAIVAVMSGNFVQRGEPALFDKWTRAEMAVLGGVDVVLELPAAFAVRSAQFFAAGAVRLLASLGVVDRLSFGAEHPDLGALRRLAAAIDDEAVRTVMRERLDAGETYAAALGRSLAAASGLPPAMVASPNNILAVEYLRAIGRYAPAIVPCPVARRAAHYHDRVVAGEIASATAVRWALLGGRSEEAYGALPVACREVAERCLAAGRGPVAWGDLALVLLAALRRASVAELAELPDVSEGLEFKLKAAGGAGSLEELWSILKSKRYSLTRLQRMMVHALLLTRRAEVAAWDESGPLYARVLAFGERGRSLLRTVARRATVPVVTKTTHFLHGRELYGSELTPLQGMLALDSLATDVYSLGMPIPEWRRGGRDFRQSPLYVVCPPGVV, from the coding sequence ATGCGCGCGGTCGGTATTGTGGCTGAGTATAATCCGTTCCACAACGGGCATCGCTTTCATGTGGAGGAGACGCGCCGCCAGGCCGGCGATGCGGCGATTGTGGCGGTGATGAGCGGCAATTTCGTGCAGCGCGGCGAGCCGGCGCTGTTCGATAAGTGGACCCGCGCGGAGATGGCGGTGCTCGGGGGCGTGGATGTGGTGCTGGAGCTGCCGGCGGCGTTCGCGGTGCGCAGCGCCCAGTTTTTTGCGGCCGGCGCGGTCCGCCTCCTCGCTTCTCTCGGGGTGGTGGACAGGCTTAGCTTCGGGGCGGAGCATCCTGATCTCGGGGCGCTGCGGCGCCTGGCGGCGGCGATTGATGATGAGGCGGTGCGGACGGTGATGCGCGAGCGGCTGGATGCGGGCGAGACGTATGCGGCGGCGTTGGGGCGCTCGCTGGCCGCCGCCAGCGGTCTGCCGCCGGCGATGGTGGCTTCGCCGAACAATATTCTGGCGGTGGAGTATTTGCGCGCTATCGGGCGCTACGCGCCTGCTATTGTCCCCTGCCCTGTCGCCCGCCGCGCGGCGCATTATCACGACCGGGTTGTGGCCGGGGAGATCGCGAGCGCGACGGCGGTCCGCTGGGCGCTGCTGGGCGGCCGGTCGGAGGAGGCCTATGGGGCCTTGCCTGTCGCTTGCCGGGAGGTGGCCGAACGCTGCCTGGCGGCGGGCCGCGGCCCGGTGGCGTGGGGCGATCTGGCGCTGGTTTTGCTGGCGGCGCTGCGCCGGGCGAGTGTGGCCGAGCTGGCTGAGCTTCCCGATGTTTCCGAGGGCCTGGAGTTTAAGCTGAAGGCGGCCGGTGGCGCGGGCAGCCTGGAGGAGCTTTGGTCGATCCTCAAGAGTAAGCGGTATTCTTTGACCCGTTTGCAGAGGATGATGGTGCACGCGCTGCTGCTGACCCGCCGGGCGGAGGTGGCGGCCTGGGATGAGAGCGGGCCGCTGTACGCACGGGTGCTGGCGTTCGGCGAGCGCGGACGTAGCTTGCTGCGGACGGTGGCGCGGCGGGCAACTGTGCCGGTGGTGACGAAGACGACGCATTTTCTCCATGGCCGCGAGCTTTACGGGTCGGAGCTGACGCCGCTGCAGGGGATGCTGGCTCTGGATTCGCTGGCGACGGATGTTTACAGTCTGGGGATGCCTATTCCGGAGTGGCGGCGCGGGGGGCGGGATTTCCGCCAGTCGCCGCTGTATGTTGTTTGTCCGCCAGGAGTTGTCTGA
- a CDS encoding acetate kinase codes for MIILVVNCGSSSIKYQLFNMADESVLAKGLVERIGLEGALLTHQPAGKEKVVLTADIKNHSIGIKMVLEALTNPAHGVLKSMSEINAIGHRVVHGAEKFADSVLITPQVMDALEECIDLAPLHNPPNILGINACTELMPKTPQVGVFDTAFHQTMPKHAFLYGLPYEAYEKYGVRRYGFHGTSHRFVSQKAGEMMGEHMTNLRIITCHLGNGASLAAVKNGKSVDTSMGFTPLEGLVMGTRCGEIDPAIITYLMKKEGLTPDQIDTYLNKKSGVLGLSGISSDFRDIEEAANEGNERAQLALDVFAYKVRKYIGGYAAAMGGVDAIVFTAGLGENSISMRDKICLGLEYLGTRIDPVKNNIRGKAAEISVDGAKVKIFVIPTNEELVIAKDTEQICANLV; via the coding sequence ATGATAATCCTAGTGGTCAATTGCGGAAGCTCGTCGATCAAATACCAGCTTTTCAACATGGCCGACGAGTCGGTATTGGCCAAGGGCTTGGTAGAGCGCATCGGACTGGAAGGTGCACTTTTGACCCATCAGCCCGCCGGCAAAGAAAAAGTAGTCCTTACCGCTGACATCAAAAACCACAGCATCGGCATCAAAATGGTCCTCGAAGCCCTCACCAATCCCGCCCACGGCGTTCTCAAAAGCATGTCCGAAATCAACGCCATCGGCCACCGTGTCGTCCACGGCGCCGAAAAATTCGCCGACTCCGTCCTCATCACCCCCCAAGTCATGGACGCCCTCGAAGAATGCATCGACCTGGCCCCCCTCCACAACCCGCCCAACATCCTCGGCATCAACGCCTGCACCGAACTCATGCCGAAAACTCCCCAGGTCGGCGTCTTCGACACCGCCTTCCACCAAACCATGCCCAAACACGCCTTCCTCTACGGATTGCCCTACGAAGCCTACGAAAAATACGGCGTCCGCCGCTACGGCTTCCACGGCACCTCGCACCGCTTCGTCTCCCAGAAGGCCGGCGAAATGATGGGCGAGCACATGACAAACCTGCGGATCATCACCTGCCACCTCGGCAACGGCGCCAGCCTTGCCGCCGTCAAAAACGGCAAATCCGTAGACACCAGCATGGGCTTCACCCCCCTCGAAGGCCTCGTCATGGGCACGCGCTGCGGCGAAATCGACCCGGCGATCATCACCTACCTCATGAAAAAAGAAGGCCTGACCCCCGACCAAATCGACACCTACCTCAACAAAAAATCCGGCGTCCTCGGCCTCTCCGGCATCTCCAGCGACTTCAGGGACATCGAGGAAGCCGCCAACGAAGGCAACGAGCGGGCCCAACTGGCCCTCGACGTCTTCGCCTATAAAGTCCGCAAATACATCGGCGGCTACGCCGCCGCCATGGGCGGCGTCGACGCCATCGTCTTCACCGCCGGCCTCGGCGAAAACTCCATCTCCATGCGCGACAAGATCTGCCTCGGCCTCGAATACCTCGGCACCCGCATCGACCCCGTCAAAAACAACATCCGCGGCAAAGCCGCCGAAATCAGCGTCGACGGTGCCAAAGTCAAAATATTCGTCATCCCCACCAATGAAGAGTTGGTTATTGCCAAAGACACAGAGCAAATCTGCGCCAACCTGGTTTAA
- a CDS encoding DUF177 domain-containing protein → MKINIAQLRQAIGASQSFSFHTPVEDLAGAAGELWLTGRIEVTGEAVNTGRLLAVSGVIKGAGGLNCNRCLADFTREAVIPFSETFREAGSAATDPDALVYQGDEIDIAEIVREAIIVAEPLKALCDAECRGLCPTCGVNRNETPCDCVTTSIDPRLAALEKLLPKK, encoded by the coding sequence ATGAAAATAAACATCGCGCAGCTTCGACAAGCGATTGGCGCCAGCCAATCATTTAGTTTTCATACCCCCGTCGAAGACCTTGCCGGCGCAGCCGGCGAACTCTGGCTTACCGGCCGGATCGAAGTCACCGGGGAAGCAGTCAACACCGGCCGCCTGCTCGCCGTCTCAGGCGTCATCAAAGGCGCCGGCGGGTTAAACTGCAACCGCTGCCTGGCCGACTTCACCCGCGAAGCGGTCATCCCCTTCAGCGAAACCTTTCGCGAAGCAGGCTCCGCCGCCACCGACCCGGACGCGCTCGTCTACCAAGGCGACGAAATCGACATCGCCGAAATAGTGCGCGAAGCTATCATCGTCGCCGAGCCCCTCAAAGCGCTCTGCGACGCAGAATGCCGCGGCCTGTGCCCCACCTGCGGCGTAAACCGCAACGAAACGCCCTGCGACTGCGTCACCACCAGCATCGACCCGCGTCTCGCGGCGCTGGAAAAATTACTACCGAAAAAATAG
- the rpmF gene encoding 50S ribosomal protein L32, whose translation MAVPKRKMSKARRDKRRANWKLTAPGYVECPQCHQMKMPHRVCPECGYYKGKEVVKVAE comes from the coding sequence ATGGCAGTACCCAAGCGCAAAATGTCCAAAGCCCGTCGCGACAAGCGCCGCGCCAACTGGAAACTCACCGCTCCCGGCTACGTCGAGTGCCCCCAGTGCCATCAGATGAAAATGCCGCACCGCGTGTGCCCCGAATGCGGTTACTACAAAGGCAAGGAAGTAGTCAAAGTCGCCGAGTAA
- the fapR gene encoding transcription factor FapR, with product MTRPEKKLRHEALLEKLQTSPFMTDEALSEAMGVSVQTIRLDRLALGIPELRERTKQMAEAARTKLKAIGTGDVIGELVDLELGRSGISVMTVGDSMVMEKTHVAGGHYIFAQANSLALAVLDAPAAVTGVANIKYKIPVASGEKLIAKAEVVKKRGNKYFVWVKTRNEKQEVFRSKFIMVSLDNEGR from the coding sequence GTGACACGCCCCGAGAAAAAGCTCAGGCATGAAGCCCTGCTGGAAAAACTGCAAACCAGCCCCTTTATGACCGACGAAGCGCTGTCGGAAGCGATGGGGGTCAGTGTCCAGACCATCAGGCTTGACCGCCTGGCGCTCGGCATACCCGAGCTGAGGGAAAGGACCAAACAGATGGCCGAGGCGGCGCGCACCAAGCTCAAAGCCATCGGCACCGGTGACGTCATCGGCGAACTCGTCGACCTTGAGCTCGGCCGGTCCGGCATCTCCGTCATGACCGTCGGCGACAGCATGGTCATGGAAAAAACCCATGTCGCGGGCGGCCACTACATCTTCGCCCAGGCCAACTCCCTCGCCCTTGCCGTCCTCGACGCGCCGGCGGCCGTCACCGGCGTCGCCAACATCAAGTACAAAATCCCCGTAGCATCAGGCGAAAAGCTCATCGCCAAAGCCGAAGTCGTCAAAAAAAGAGGCAATAAATATTTTGTTTGGGTAAAGACTAGGAACGAAAAACAGGAAGTATTCCGCTCAAAATTCATAATGGTCTCACTAGACAATGAGGGGAGATAA
- the plsX gene encoding phosphate acyltransferase PlsX — translation MKVAIDAMGGDFAPEEIVRGAIDAAREYRCQIVLVGDEAKLIPLLDNAGNWRDIGISVHHASQVIEMTDHPGAAVRKKKDASVVVATRLVKQGECDVVISAGSTGAAVAAAHFGLGRIAGIERPTIATPMPNLSGTTVLLDSGANTDSKPKHLLQSAVMGSIYAEYVLGIKKPRVGLLNIGEEETKGNDQALATYPLLQHAKTLNFIGNVEGRDIPKGGVDVVVCDGFVGNIVLKFGEGLASAILQLVKDAIKNAGFLAKAASLLVLPALRGLKKKLDYAEYGGAPLLGVDGGFIICHGSSKAKAIKNAVRVAKEFAEKKVVEHIRENIAKEGNIANED, via the coding sequence ATGAAGGTTGCCATTGATGCAATGGGTGGGGACTTTGCACCAGAGGAAATCGTTCGCGGCGCCATCGACGCCGCCCGTGAATACCGCTGCCAAATCGTCCTTGTAGGCGACGAAGCGAAGCTAATCCCCCTGCTCGACAACGCCGGCAACTGGCGGGACATCGGCATAAGCGTCCACCACGCCAGCCAGGTCATCGAAATGACCGACCATCCGGGCGCCGCCGTCCGCAAAAAGAAAGACGCCTCGGTAGTAGTAGCCACCCGTCTCGTCAAACAAGGCGAATGCGACGTCGTCATATCGGCCGGTAGCACCGGTGCGGCCGTAGCCGCCGCCCACTTCGGCCTCGGCCGCATAGCGGGCATCGAACGCCCGACCATCGCCACGCCCATGCCCAACCTCTCAGGCACCACCGTCCTTCTGGACTCCGGCGCCAACACCGACTCCAAACCCAAGCACCTCCTCCAGAGCGCCGTCATGGGCTCCATATACGCCGAATACGTCCTCGGCATCAAAAAACCCCGCGTCGGCCTCCTCAACATCGGCGAAGAAGAAACCAAGGGCAACGACCAAGCCCTCGCCACATACCCGCTCCTGCAGCACGCCAAAACACTCAACTTCATCGGCAACGTCGAAGGGCGCGACATACCCAAAGGCGGCGTCGACGTAGTCGTCTGCGACGGCTTCGTCGGCAACATCGTCCTCAAATTCGGCGAAGGACTGGCCAGCGCCATCCTTCAGCTCGTCAAAGACGCCATCAAAAACGCCGGATTCCTGGCCAAAGCGGCCTCGCTCCTCGTTCTCCCGGCCCTGCGCGGCCTCAAGAAAAAACTCGACTACGCCGAATACGGCGGCGCGCCGCTGCTCGGCGTCGACGGCGGATTCATAATCTGCCACGGCAGCTCCAAAGCCAAAGCCATAAAAAACGCCGTGCGGGTCGCCAAAGAATTCGCCGAAAAGAAAGTAGTCGAACACATCCGCGAAAACATTGCGAAGGAGGGCAATATCGCCAATGAAGACTGA